The genomic window CCGCTGCGGATGTATCCTACCGCGACGGCTCGCTGTATCACGCCGTCGGCATGGCCGATTACTTCTGGGTCGTCGTCTCCATCCTGATGACCGTGATTCTCATGGCCGGGCTGCTGATGCGCGAACGCAAGGGACCGATCGGCATCGGGCTCGAAAGCACGCTTCTCCTGATGATCTATGCGGGCGCGGTGGTGTTGCAGGTCATCGTGCTGAATGGCTGATCCGCAGGTCGCAAGGCAATTCAGTGCCGTTCGCGCTCGAACTTCCGCTCGACCCAGCCGAGAAGCGTGAGAATGCTGATGCCCAGACCGGCAGCGAGGATGGCCACGGCATAGGCTCCCAGCCCGCAGGCGAGACCGACCGCGCCGGCCAGCCACATTCCGGCACCCGTCGTCAGCCCCTTGACGCCCCCGCGCGCGCGGATGATCGTTCCGGCTGCGAGAAAGGCGACGCCGGCGGTGACCGCTTCGATGATGCGGATCGGATCGGTCGTGACACCATCGCTTTCGCCCCGGGTCTGTTCGACGATCTCGAAGGTGAGAACGGCGAAGGTCGCGGCTGCCAGCGAAATCAGCATATGCGTGCGCAATCCCGCCGGGCGGGAGCGATATTCCCGATCGAGCCCGATCAGCAATCCCAGAGCCGCAGCCGCAAGCAAGCGCAATGCGATGGTGGTGAAACCCGTCTGCGTCACCAGCACCGACATGCCGACCTGTTCCATGGAAGCTCCTTTCGCCACTCCAGCAACGGCTGGTGCGCGGACATCGTTCCCCCGATCGGGTGCAATGCCGTGCGTTGCGGGTTGCGGTCGGGCGGGGAAGGCCATTGCCGGTTTTTCGCCTGAGCGAGAAACCATGCAGCATTCAAATCGTATTCACACAATAAAACTGTTTAGAATCATTATATAAAACGTATATCCAGATTAGAATGAATATAAATTTAGGTTTTTACTGCAAAATTATTTGACGACCGCCGTCTTTTTGCGTACCCGTCACGCGTCGCATTCGTTCAAAGGCGCTCGCTCAAACCGTGTCGTCTTGAATTGAATACCGCTGATTTTGAACCTTCGAGTCAAGGGAGTGAACACATGTTGCGGCTTTCTGCTGCCTCTGTACTGGCCATCACGATGGCCTTTCCGGCATTCGCCGACGAGCTGAATCTCTATTCGGCGCGCCATTACGACACCGATCTGCAGCTTTATGATGGCTTCACGGAAGCGACCGGCATCGAGATCAACCTGATCGAGGGTTCCGGCGACGAGTTGCTGGCGCGCATCCAGGCCGAGGGCGCCAACAGCCCGGCAGATATTCTGTTGACCGTGGATGGCGGGCGCCTGCACCGCGCCGTCGAAGCCGGGGTGTTCCAGCCGGTCGAGAGCGATGTTCTCACCGAGCGCGTTCCGGAAGCCCTGCGCCATCCGGACAAT from Saliniramus fredricksonii includes these protein-coding regions:
- a CDS encoding MgtC/SapB family protein gives rise to the protein MEQVGMSVLVTQTGFTTIALRLLAAAALGLLIGLDREYRSRPAGLRTHMLISLAAATFAVLTFEIVEQTRGESDGVTTDPIRIIEAVTAGVAFLAAGTIIRARGGVKGLTTGAGMWLAGAVGLACGLGAYAVAILAAGLGISILTLLGWVERKFERERH